One window of Dendropsophus ebraccatus isolate aDenEbr1 chromosome 13, aDenEbr1.pat, whole genome shotgun sequence genomic DNA carries:
- the APOA2 gene encoding apolipoprotein A-II has protein sequence MKVLALTVLILVIGSLEAGVVKREVPNADEVTKLFENFFETVKSSTQELVQKFQSGELQAQAGQLLEQTKAQADPYKTEIEKFFAKLVEAGKNLAS, from the exons ATGAAAGTCCTGGCTCTGACCGTGCTCATCCTCGTCATCGGCAGCCTGGAAG CTGGCGTGGTCAAGAGAGAAGTGCCCAACGCTGATGAGGTCACAAAACTCTTTGAGAACTTCTTCGAAACCGTGAAGTCCAGCACACAGGAACTGGTCCAGAAGTTCCAGAGCGGAGAGCTGCAGGCCCAGGCCGG ACAATTACTTGAACAGACCAAGGCACAGGCTGATCCATATAAGACCGAGATTGAGAAGTTTTTCGCCAAGCTGGTGGAGGCTGGAAAGAATCTGGCTTCCTAA